The bacterium DNA window TCCTTACTTTATGGTCCATTTACCATGCGAGACCACTTTAATACATCGTTCACAGAGAGTTGGATGTGCGGTAAAACTTCCAACTGCCTCGCTGTAATTCCAACAACGACTGCATTTACTCCCTTTAGCCTTTTTTACCTCGACTT harbors:
- a CDS encoding zinc finger domain-containing protein; the encoded protein is VEVKKAKGSKCSRCWNYSEAVGSFTAHPTLCERCIKVVSHGKWTIK